In Chryseobacterium salivictor, the DNA window ATCCGCAACCCGGTTTTACCTGAGAAATAATTAGGGGATTTTTTCCGGTATTGGTCACTTCGTAGGTGTGTTCTTTATGTTCTCCTTTTTTAATTTTTCCGAAATCGAACTGCGCTTCAGAAAGTGCAATGTTGGTTAAAGGTTTAGACTGTGCTTCTTTCACCATATCCTCGTGAGAATCGATATTCGGTTCAGCAACCGGAGCAGCGCCCTGCTCGATGACGAGTTGATCTGCGCTCTGGTCTTTTTTACAACTTACTAAAGCTAAAGCCACAACAAGTGGTGCTATTTTAATAAAATTTTTCATATTAACTTCTGTTTAAATCTTTGGTGTATTTATCTAAAATCCCATTGATGAAAATGTTGGAACGGTCGGTTGAAAACACTTTAGAA includes these proteins:
- a CDS encoding DUF1573 domain-containing protein yields the protein MKNFIKIAPLVVALALVSCKKDQSADQLVIEQGAAPVAEPNIDSHEDMVKEAQSKPLTNIALSEAQFDFGKIKKGEHKEHTYEVTNTGKNPLIISQVKPGCGCTVPDYTKEPILPGQKGKITLKFDSSNFDGLVNKQAEIYANVEKAPIVIGFSADIQP